CAGGTGATCGCCCAAGTAGGTGGTGAATGAACCGCCAAACGTATTTCCGCCTTCCTTGGTGGAGATGTTGACGATCCCGGACATGGCCTGCCCGTACTCGGCGTTGAAAGCCCCGCTCACCACCTGCAGCTCTTGCACCATGTTCTTGTTCACGTCAACGACCGTGCCCCCGTCGTAGACGTCGGTGACCGGGATGCCGTCGATCCAGTAGCTTATCTCGCCAGAGCGGCCGCCGCGGATGTGCAGGCCACCGCCGGCATCCCGTACCAGGCCGGCAGTCAGCGCCAACGCCTCGTGCACTTCGGTCACCGGCAAGGCCTTGATCTCCTCAGAACCCATGACGGAGGTGCTCGCGGTCAAGTCCTTGACCACCATCGGCCGCTCGGCTACCACCGTGACCGCCTCGCCCAACTCCAGAACCGTGCTCCGCAGCTTGAAGTTGATCTCTGTGGTCAGGTCGATGGACACGCGCACATTCTCGACGCGCATCGGCGAGTAGCCGATCATGCTGGCGCGCAAGGTGTAAGTGCCAGGCGGCACAAAGAGCACCACGTACCGCCCGGCGCCGTCGGTGGCGGCCCCCATGGTGGTCCCTTCCAGGGTGATGTTCACCCCAGGCAGGGGTTCGCCCGTCTCGGCGTCCTGAACCACGCCTGCGATCTTGCCGGTGGTGCCTGCCCAAACGAAACTTGGCAACCATAGCAGCAGGAGGCCGATCGCAGCATTACGCCCACAGCGCTGCACTATTCTCATTGCATGCCACTCCACATTTCTCCCACTGTCGCAGAGATTGACCCTTCTCCCCTTAGGCGATTGCCACCTGGCCCTCGACAGAGGCGTGTGCCCCACAACTGCGCCGCACTACCAAACTGGTGGCAAAGGTGCGCACGAAGCGCGGCGCCTGCGGGTGCGTGATGCGCTCCGCCAACCTGTCCACGGCCAGGCGGCCCATCTCCAGCATCGGCTGGCGCATGGTGCTCAAACCGAGTAACTCAGCAATCTCGATGTCGTCGAAACCGACAATGGCCATGTCCTCAGGGATTCGCACGCCTGCCTCAGTGGCCGCGCGCATCGCCCCTTCGGCCTGGACGTCGCTTGAGACGAACACTGCGGTGGGGCGCTCCTGGCCCAACGCCAGGAGTTTCCTCATGGCCCGGTAGCCTGCTTCCCTGCAGAACCCGTCCTGGCCAGGAATGGAGTCGACCACCACGACGTAGCGTTCGTCCACCTGCACGCCGGAGTCGGCCAGGGCCTGACGATACCCTTGTAGCCGCACCCGCGCCGGCAAACTACGCAGGTGGCCGACAATCATGCCCACGCGTCGATGGCCCAGCTGCAGCAGGTGACGGGTCGCCTGGTACGCCCCTTCGCGATTCTCCACGGTGATGGAATCCAAGGCCGGATGGAAGCTGTCCACCAAAACAATGGGCACTTTGGCACTTATGAACTTGCGCGCATAACGGTCGGAGATGGGCAGGGAAATGAGCAACACGCCGTCCACGCGGCGCTCGCGCAGGGTGCGCTCCAGGAAGAGCTCTAACTTGTCGGTCTGATGAACGCTGTAGAGGATCAAATCGTAGTGATGGCGGATCGCCTCTTCTTGCACGCCGCGCAACAGCTCGACAAAAAAATAGCCCGTGAAAATGGGCAGGATGATGGCGATCATGTCGGTCTTGTTGCGGGCCAGACCCTGGGCGAGGGCATGGGGGCGATAGTTGAGTTCCTGAATGGCTTTCAGGA
This Calditrichota bacterium DNA region includes the following protein-coding sequences:
- a CDS encoding LacI family DNA-binding transcriptional regulator yields the protein MPVTIYDVARRAGVGIGTVSRAINDSPLIAAATKARVLKAIQELNYRPHALAQGLARNKTDMIAIILPIFTGYFFVELLRGVQEEAIRHHYDLILYSVHQTDKLELFLERTLRERRVDGVLLISLPISDRYARKFISAKVPIVLVDSFHPALDSITVENREGAYQATRHLLQLGHRRVGMIVGHLRSLPARVRLQGYRQALADSGVQVDERYVVVVDSIPGQDGFCREAGYRAMRKLLALGQERPTAVFVSSDVQAEGAMRAATEAGVRIPEDMAIVGFDDIEIAELLGLSTMRQPMLEMGRLAVDRLAERITHPQAPRFVRTFATSLVVRRSCGAHASVEGQVAIA